The sequence below is a genomic window from Flavobacterium keumense.
TAACCGCTCCCATCAGCAAACCTCCTGCTGAACCTCCTTCGGCATACAAATGAGCAGCTGAAGTATATTTTTCCTGAATCAAAAATCGAGAACAATCGATAAAATCAGTGAACGTATTTTTTTTCTTTAATAATTTTCCGTCTTCATACCATTGTCTTCCTAAATCTTCTCCTCCACGAATATGGGCAATAGCAAAAATGAATCCGCGATCCAACAAGGTTAGTCGAGTCGTCGAAAAATACGGTTCCATCGTTACTCCATACGAACCATACGCGTATTGCAACAGCGGGTTAGTTCCGTCTTTCTTCAATTCTTTACGATATACCATAGAAATAGGCACTTTAGTTCCGTCTTGAGCCGTAGCCCAAACCCGTTCTTCAACATAATTATTTTTGTCAAATTGACCTCCTAAAACGGCTTGTTCTTTCTTGATTTCTTTTTCTTTGGTCTTCATATTGAAATCAATTATCGAAGAAGGAGTAGCCAACGATTGGTAACTGTAACGCAAAATATCAGTATTAAAATCAACGTTTGTAGTCGTATAGGCATTATAGGTTTCGCTCCCAAAAGGCAAGTAATATTCCTCTTCTCCATTCCAAGGCATAATGCGAATATGATTCAATCCATTAGAACGTTCTTCTACCACCAAATAATTGCTAAAAATCTCAATATCCTCAATCAACACGTCTTCTCTATGGGCAATCACTTCTTTCCAATGCTTCTTTTCAGTTGCATTTTCATGGGTTTTCATGAGTTTAAAATTGGTCGCTTTATCTTTATTCGTCAAAATATAAAACGAATCGCCAAAGTGGGAAATGCTGTATTCTAATCCGCGAACTCTAGGTTGAAAAACTTTAAATTCACCTTCGGGTGTATCCGAATTTAAAATACGATATTCTGTGGTTAGGGTACTATCAGAACCAATTACAATATATTTCTTTGATTTTTCTTTCCCCACCGAAACGTTGAACGTATCGTCTTTTTCTTCAAAAACCAAAACGTCTTTCGTTGATGAAGTTCCTAATTGATGTCTAAAAACACTATCCGCACGCAAGGTAACTTTGTCTTGTCGCGTGTAAAAAAGAGTTTTATTATCATTAGCCCAAACCGAACCTCCCGTCGTATTTTCAATCACATCTGAAAGGATTTCGTTGGTCTCTAAATTTTTAATTTTAATCGTGTAAATACGTCTTCCAACAGTGTCTACTCCAAAGGATGCAAAGCGATTGTCTGGACTCACGCTCAAACCTCCTAATTGAAAAAAAGCGTGTCCCTTGGCTAATTCATTACAATCAAACAAGATTTCTTCTTGCGCTTCTAAACTTCCTTTTTTTCTAGAATAAATAGGATAATCTTGCCCTTTCTCAAAACGAGTGATGTAATAATACCCATTATACAAATACGGAACCGATTGATCGTCTTCTTTGATACGCCCCTTCATTTCCTCAAACAATTCCTTTTGAAAATCCTTAGTATGCGCTGTCATCGCTTCATAATAGGCATTCTCTTGATTCAGATAATCAATTACTTCAGGGTTTTCTCTTTCATTTAGCCAAAAATAATTATCGATTCGAATCTCATTGTGTTTCTTTAATTTTTTAGGAATTATTTTGGCTATGG
It includes:
- a CDS encoding S9 family peptidase; this encodes MSLPIAAPIAKIIPKKLKKHNEIRIDNYFWLNERENPEVIDYLNQENAYYEAMTAHTKDFQKELFEEMKGRIKEDDQSVPYLYNGYYYITRFEKGQDYPIYSRKKGSLEAQEEILFDCNELAKGHAFFQLGGLSVSPDNRFASFGVDTVGRRIYTIKIKNLETNEILSDVIENTTGGSVWANDNKTLFYTRQDKVTLRADSVFRHQLGTSSTKDVLVFEEKDDTFNVSVGKEKSKKYIVIGSDSTLTTEYRILNSDTPEGEFKVFQPRVRGLEYSISHFGDSFYILTNKDKATNFKLMKTHENATEKKHWKEVIAHREDVLIEDIEIFSNYLVVEERSNGLNHIRIMPWNGEEEYYLPFGSETYNAYTTTNVDFNTDILRYSYQSLATPSSIIDFNMKTKEKEIKKEQAVLGGQFDKNNYVEERVWATAQDGTKVPISMVYRKELKKDGTNPLLQYAYGSYGVTMEPYFSTTRLTLLDRGFIFAIAHIRGGEDLGRQWYEDGKLLKKKNTFTDFIDCSRFLIQEKYTSAAHLYAEGGSAGGLLMGAVINMAPDLYNGVIAQVPFVDVVTTMLDDSIPLTTGEYDEWGNPNNKTYYDYMLSYSPYDNVKEQVYPNMYVSTGLHDSQVQYWEPAKWVAKLRTHKKGDAVLYLNTNMDAGHGGASGRFESLKEIAKEYAFLLDLEKIKK